A genomic segment from Blastococcus sp. PRF04-17 encodes:
- a CDS encoding type III pantothenate kinase yields the protein MLLTVDVGNSQTVLATFDGDHRIDCWRVTTAPRATADELRMLWRGLLRDTEITGVAACSTVPALLPALRQLLDSLDVPVVLIGPGVRTGVPLHVDNPREVGADRVVTALAAHELFGRWPDGRGRPVVVVDFGTSTNVDAVGPDGQFLGGALAPGVEVSLDALATRAAQLRSVELTCPPHAIGKNTVAALQSGLVLGFAGLVDGLVSRIAAELVGQFGAAPVVVATGGLSSLVVDSCRSIGEREPDLTVHGLRLAFERHQAR from the coding sequence GTGCTGCTGACCGTCGACGTCGGCAACAGCCAGACCGTCCTCGCGACCTTCGACGGCGACCATCGCATCGACTGCTGGCGGGTGACGACCGCGCCCCGCGCCACCGCCGACGAGCTGCGGATGCTGTGGCGCGGCCTGCTGCGCGACACCGAGATCACCGGGGTCGCGGCCTGCTCCACCGTCCCGGCGCTGCTGCCCGCGCTGCGCCAGCTGCTGGACTCCCTCGACGTGCCGGTCGTCCTCATCGGACCCGGCGTGCGCACCGGCGTCCCGCTGCACGTGGACAATCCGCGCGAGGTCGGTGCCGACCGCGTCGTGACCGCGCTGGCCGCGCACGAGCTGTTCGGCCGCTGGCCCGACGGCCGTGGCCGGCCGGTCGTCGTCGTCGACTTCGGCACGTCGACCAACGTCGACGCCGTCGGTCCCGACGGCCAGTTCCTCGGTGGCGCCCTCGCCCCGGGGGTCGAGGTCAGCCTCGACGCCCTGGCCACCCGCGCGGCCCAGCTGCGCTCGGTCGAGCTCACCTGCCCGCCGCACGCGATCGGCAAGAACACGGTCGCCGCACTGCAGTCCGGCCTGGTGCTCGGGTTCGCCGGCCTGGTCGACGGGCTCGTCAGCAGGATCGCCGCCGAGCTGGTCGGGCAGTTCGGCGCCGCGCCGGTCGTCGTCGCCACCGGCGGGCTCTCGTCCCTGGTCGTGGACAGCTGCCGCTCCATCGGGGAGAGGGAGCCCGACCTCACCGTGCACGGGCTGCGGCTGGCCTTCGAGCGGCACCAGGCCAGGTAG